The Paenibacillus polymyxa M1 DNA segment TAAATAGTCGAAACCCTCACATAAGTGAACATTTTGTGAACAATTCGATAGACACTCTCTTTTAACACAAAAAAGGCATCGTTCATCTCAACGATACCTTGAAATGTTGCCGTTCTGATATTAGAGTGCTGCTTTAAAATACTTTATCCTAATGATGATGAATACGACGTTTGTTTCTCAAAATGTTGCGAATCATCTTATGATTAGGGAGCTGCCTGAATAACATATGTCCGGGATGCGGATTGGCCTCGATAATCCAGATTTGGCCACTCTTCTCAACAGCAAGATCAATGCCCAGCTCGCGAACCGGATGATTTTTGTCAATCGTGTCGGCAATAATTCTAGAAAGCTCGATGATCTGGTCCAAAATCTCTTTCATTTTTGCTCTGTCATTTTTAAAAACCCTTAAAAGCACTTTGGATAACGGCGCCGCATGTCCTCCCTTCCGATAATTGGTAACCACTTTTCGGGGTGCAGCGACACGACCGGTTACCCCTGAGATAACCCATTCCGAGTCTGGCTTTTGCATATACACTCTGGCATCAAAAATCGAACCTTTGTACTTGGCTAACTTGAGTCCTTGCTGTACCAAATAACGACGATGAGGTCTTCGGTAGCTTCTAATTGCTCTTCTTACGGCGTGGGATCTAACGACTCTGCGACTGGAGCCGCAACGAACTTCATATCTCCTCCCTACCTTTTTCGCGCGTATGATGCCGGTTCCCCCACTCCCATAATTAGGCTTGATGAAGACTGTGCGATAGGTATCCAGCATCCGTAAAGTCCTTGCATTCGTAATCCAGCGGGTTTCGGGCAAGTGCGAGCGTAAAATGGGATGTTGTTGCATTTCCTTGTATTGAATCATCTTTCCAATGGGCACGAATATCCCTCGATTCTGTTGGGTTTTTGCACACACTACATGAATATGCATCTATATTCTATCTTGGTAACGGCGAATGCCACAGTTTGCTATGTAAGAAGCGAATCTCCTATTTCCTATGTCGAGCCTCCTTTGATTTCAAAAGATAGATGGACAATGTATCTTTACATGACGGGGTTATTGTAAATGCCTATAAAGTTGATTCCAATAATATATTAGACCAATAGCAATTCTGGATATACGATGTGTATAAAATAACGTGAGGAGGAATGTTAACGTGTCTGTTTATGATTTTCAAGCAACCTTAATCAACGGGAAACCGATTGAATTCTCAAACTATAGAGGTAAGGTTCTCCTTATTGTAAACACTGCCAGCATGTGTAGCTTCTCCAGTCAATTCGCTGATCTGCAAAAGCTCTATGAAAGACGGAGGGAACAAGGTTTTGAAATCCTTGCGTTTCCTTGTAACCAATTCAATGAAAAAGAGCCGGGTAGCAATTCGGAGGTTCAGACATTCTGCCAAAATAACCATGGATTAACCTTCCCACTATTTGAGAAGACGGATGTAAGAGGTTTATCTGCTCATCCTTTATTTCAATATCTGACCCAACAGTCACCTTTTCAAGGCTTTGATACCCAGACCAAAGACGGTCAATGGATGGATGATTTCCTACGGGATAAATATCCAGAAATATACGTCGGCGACGGTATCAAGTGGAATTTTTCCAAATTCCTGATTAACCGTGATGGCCATGTAAAAGGCAGATTTGAAGTAACAACAGCGCCCTGTGCTATTGATCCTGTCATCGAATCGCTATTGTAGTTTTTCTGGTCACTTCTTTGGATTCTTTAAAAAAATGAGTATCAAATGACAAAAATGAATATTTGTCATTTGATACTCATTGTGTTATCCTGACTTCAAGGAGGTGACTCACACGGTAAGTTAACCGTGTCTCTATGGAAAAATCCTCAGATATACTGACCAAGGAACAGATTCTCATTGCTACAGAAGACACACTTAGGCGTTTTGGTGTAGCCAAGAGCTCCGTGACGGATGTTGCCAAAGTATTAGGAGTAAGTCACGGCACTATTTACCGACACTTTAAAAGTAAAGCCGAGCTTCTTGAAGGCGTGACCGAAAAATGGCTAAATGAAAAGATAATCGATCCGTTAACGGAGATATGCCAGGATTCATCTGTGCTAGGAATACCGCACTTAAAACGATATATACAGACCTTGATCGAGCTTAAGCAGTATTATGCCCGCGATGACGAGGAAATGTTTGGGATGTATACTCGGGTCACCGAGCAAGCCGCGGATTTAATCGACCAGCATATCGCCCACATTGTGGATCAGCTCGCTGACATTATTGCGCGCGGGGGCATCACAGTGGATCAACCCACCCAACTGGCACGTACACTTTTCTATGCCACAACCCGTTTCCATCATCCCGCACATGCTTACGAATGGAAAAGTCCGGCGATTGAGCGGGAGTTTTCGGAAGTGTGGATGCTTTTAGAAAAAGGGATATCTTAAACTATATAGAAAGAAGGCCAAACACATATGAAGCATTTGGATGGGAAAATAGCAATTATCACTGGCTCATCCAGGGGAATTGGACGTGCCATTGCTGAGCAGCTGGCTGATCTAGGTGCTGCTGTAGTTGTCAATTATGCCAACAGTCCGGATAGAGCTAAAGAAGTTGTAGCAGGCATTATTCAAAAAGGCGGAAAAGCCATAGCTCTCCACGCTGATCTGGGCAAGATGAGCGATATTGAAGCCTTATTTACCAATACGATTGCTGAATTCGGCAAAGTGGATATTCTGGTTAACAATGCCGGGCTGATGATTACCAAACCTCTGGCTGAGGTGACCGAAGCTGATTTTGACCAACAATTCGCGCTGAATGTAAAAGGTACCTTCTTTGCCTGTCAGCAAGCGATGAAATACATGGAGAATTACGGGAGAATCGTAAACCTCTCCACATCCGTGATCGGACAAATGTTTCCGGCTTATAGCGTATACGCGGGTACGAAAGGCGCGGTGGAGCAATTTACCCGTCAGCTAGCCAAGGAGTTCGGAAGCAGGCAAATTACGATCAATGCCGTGGCTCCCGGCCCTGTCAACACAGAGCTTTTTCAAGCAGGAAAAACAGAGCAGCAGATCGAAGGCATGAAGAAAATGAATGCTATGGGTCGTCTCGGTGAACCGGAAGATATCGCTGATGTGATTGAGTTTCTGGTCAGCGCTAAATCGCAGTGGGTTACCGGACAGACCATCCGCGTCAATGGCGGGTTCATCTAAAAGCTGGAATACATGAAATGGAGGCTATACACGTTCATGATATTACACAAAGGCGAGACCTTATTTCGACAAGGGGAAACTGGCCCTTTATATCACTTAAAAAGCGGCCTGTTAAAAATTATCCGAGTCCATGAAGACGGCTCGCAAATTTTAGTTAATGTAATTGTGCCCGATGAAATCATCCCGCACCA contains these protein-coding regions:
- a CDS encoding TetR/AcrR family transcriptional regulator, with product MEKSSDILTKEQILIATEDTLRRFGVAKSSVTDVAKVLGVSHGTIYRHFKSKAELLEGVTEKWLNEKIIDPLTEICQDSSVLGIPHLKRYIQTLIELKQYYARDDEEMFGMYTRVTEQAADLIDQHIAHIVDQLADIIARGGITVDQPTQLARTLFYATTRFHHPAHAYEWKSPAIEREFSEVWMLLEKGIS
- a CDS encoding glutathione peroxidase, with the translated sequence MSVYDFQATLINGKPIEFSNYRGKVLLIVNTASMCSFSSQFADLQKLYERRREQGFEILAFPCNQFNEKEPGSNSEVQTFCQNNHGLTFPLFEKTDVRGLSAHPLFQYLTQQSPFQGFDTQTKDGQWMDDFLRDKYPEIYVGDGIKWNFSKFLINRDGHVKGRFEVTTAPCAIDPVIESLL
- a CDS encoding SDR family oxidoreductase, translating into MKHLDGKIAIITGSSRGIGRAIAEQLADLGAAVVVNYANSPDRAKEVVAGIIQKGGKAIALHADLGKMSDIEALFTNTIAEFGKVDILVNNAGLMITKPLAEVTEADFDQQFALNVKGTFFACQQAMKYMENYGRIVNLSTSVIGQMFPAYSVYAGTKGAVEQFTRQLAKEFGSRQITINAVAPGPVNTELFQAGKTEQQIEGMKKMNAMGRLGEPEDIADVIEFLVSAKSQWVTGQTIRVNGGFI
- a CDS encoding YheC/YheD family protein; this translates as MPIGKMIQYKEMQQHPILRSHLPETRWITNARTLRMLDTYRTVFIKPNYGSGGTGIIRAKKVGRRYEVRCGSSRRVVRSHAVRRAIRSYRRPHRRYLVQQGLKLAKYKGSIFDARVYMQKPDSEWVISGVTGRVAAPRKVVTNYRKGGHAAPLSKVLLRVFKNDRAKMKEILDQIIELSRIIADTIDKNHPVRELGIDLAVEKSGQIWIIEANPHPGHMLFRQLPNHKMIRNILRNKRRIHHH